Proteins co-encoded in one Oncorhynchus kisutch isolate 150728-3 linkage group LG1, Okis_V2, whole genome shotgun sequence genomic window:
- the LOC116376231 gene encoding interleukin enhancer-binding factor 3 homolog, which yields MAMAAEPVPDAVWDERQAYEELLYWDSLIQRGHRLLPHDFDRYEELRYWYDCLCYEEELRQYDEYIAAIQEIEENRPQTEAPPVRTPPMRIFVSDDRHMMAKHAAVYPSSEELEAVQTVISHVECALKTVSDLLDVEAGVGVAPVPVEGAEKSEVAPPPERILRGVMRVGLVAKGLLLKGDMDLELVLLCTEKPTVTLLKKVAENLSTQIELVTEDKYEVTQIPEEAEIVIKSIKEPVLTLTIHLTSPMIRMEAEPEGAGATTPLEEPPGEKLTVDSDAPADVLDRQKCLTALASLRHAKWFQAKVNDLKSAAIVIRIMRDLCNRVPTWAPLRGWPLELLCEKAIGTCDRPMGAGESFRRVLECLASGILMADGPGIKDPCEKEKVDAISHLDTQQREDITQSAQHALRLSAFGQLYKVLGMDSLPAREPRRTIGPGLRNYGSQILASSTYPPKRPHDAADKGGDDSKKRKSQKFQKYPKFPRKSSTEEEARDSPMAMNALMRLTSTSLVCSTVLTGQSGPVHFPVFTMSVDVDGDTYEASGPSKRTAKTPPSCQVLQKLGLPTGGGCED from the exons ATGGCTATGGCAGCAGAGCCAGTGCCAGATGCAGTCTGGGACGAACGCCAGGCCTATGAAGAGCTCCTGTACTGGGACAGCCTGATACAGCGAGGCCATCGCCTGCTACCACACGactttgacag atATGAGGAGCTACGCTACTGGTATGACTGTCTCTGTTACGAAGAGGAGCTGAGGCAGTACGATGAGTACATCGCAGCCATACAGGAGATTGAGGAGAACCGACCCCAAACTGAG GCCCCTCCGGTGCGCACGCCTCCCATGCGTATCTTTGTGAGCGACGACCGCCACATGATGGCGAAGCACGCGGCGGTGTACCCATCTTCTGAGGAGCTGGAGGCGGTGCAGACAGTCATCTCCCACGTGGAGTGTGCCCTCAAGACCGTCTCCGACCTGCTGGATGTGGAGGCCGGAGTCGGTGTGGCGCCTGTACCTGTGGAGGGGGCAGAGAAGAG TGAGGTGGCTCCCCCTCCAGAGCGTATCCTACGTGGGGTGATGAGGGTGGGCCTGGTGGCCAAGGGCCTGCTGCTGAAGGGAGACATGGACCTGGAGCTGGTGCTGCTCTGCACTGAGAAACCCACCGTCACCCTGCTCAAGAAGGTGGCTGAGAACCTCTCCACCCAGATTGAG CTCGTCACAGAGGACAAGTATGAGGTCACCCAGATCCCAGAGGAGGCGGAGATTGTGATCAAGAGCATCAAGGAGCCcgtcctgaccctaaccattcACCTGACCTCCCCCATGATACGCATGGAGGCTGAGCCAGAGGGTGCCGGAGCTACCACCCCCCTGGAGGAACCACCTGGAG AAAAGCTAACGGTCGACAGCGATGCGCCGGCGGACGTTCTGGACAGGCAGAAATGCCTAACTGCCTTGGCATCTCTCCGCCACGCCAAGTGGTTCCAG GCTAAGGTCAACGACCTGAAGTCGGCCGCCATCGTGATCCGTATCATGAGAGACCTGTGTAACCGCGTCCCCACCTGGGCTCCACTCAGAGGATGG CCTTTAGAGCTGCTGTGTGAGAAGGCCATTGGAACATGCGATCGGCCAATGGGAGCAGGAGAGTCTTTCCGCAGAGTTCTTGAGTGCTTGGCGTCTGGAATCCTGATGGCCG ATGGTCCGGGTATCAAGGACCCTTGTGAGAAGGAGAAGGTGGACGCCATCAGCCACCTGGACACTCAGCAACGTGAGGACATTACACAGAGTGCCCAG CATGCCCTAAGGTTGTCTGCGTTCGGACAGCTGTACAAGGTGCTAGGGATGGATTCCCTGCCTGCCAGGGAACCAAGGAGGACCATAGGACCAGGTCTCAGAAACTACGGTT CTCAGATCCTGGCCAGTTCCACCTACCCTCCCAAGAGACCTCATGATGCCGCGGACAAAGGGGGAGATGACAGCAAGAAGAGGAAGTCTCAGAAGTTCCAGAAATATCCAAAATTTCCTAGGAAGTCGT CCACAGAAGAGGAAGCCCGGGACTCTCCTATGGCCATGAACGCCCTGATGCGTCTAACCAGCACAAGCCTGGTCTGCAGTACCGTTCTGACGGGTCAGAGCGGTCCAGTGCACTTCCCGGTGTTCACCATGTCTGTAGACGTGGACGGCGATACATACGAGGCCTCAGGGCCTTCCAAACGCACCGCCAAAACTCCACCTAGCTGCCAA GTCCTGCAGAAGTTGGGCCTGCCCACTGGGGGCGGATGTGAAGATTGA